Proteins co-encoded in one Deinococcus arcticus genomic window:
- a CDS encoding class I SAM-dependent rRNA methyltransferase, producing the protein MKKSPTVTVKAQAVRRIAGRYPFGHSGDIAHADDATAPGEVVNVRGPDSSKVIARGYFNPQGATPLRLLTWQDEDVDLKFYRARVKAALARRAGRILNTNALRVLHAEADGLPGVVADQFGGVLGVQLRNAGVERHRDLIVRALRDETGAESAYERSDTGERRKEGLDLVSGTLWGEVPEQVTFFEDDLTLHFAPMDAQKTGFFLDQRDNRRLMRSLTQPGAGFLDVYSYTGGFSLHAARAGAQAVAIDKDSVALGALEGAARANRVQVGVRWGDALEQLAALNREKRRFSAIVLDPPTLAKRRDDVPRAKRIFTDGAAHALRMLEEGGHLLISTCAHYIRVDDLLDAARVAAAEANTDAEVVAVTYQPADHPHRLSVPESLYLKSILLQKG; encoded by the coding sequence GTGAAGAAGTCCCCCACCGTCACCGTCAAGGCCCAGGCCGTGCGCCGCATCGCCGGGCGCTATCCGTTCGGGCACAGCGGCGACATCGCCCACGCCGACGACGCCACCGCGCCGGGCGAGGTCGTGAACGTGCGCGGCCCGGACAGCAGCAAGGTCATTGCGCGCGGCTATTTCAACCCCCAGGGCGCCACGCCGCTGCGCCTGCTGACCTGGCAGGACGAGGACGTGGACCTGAAGTTCTACCGCGCCCGCGTCAAAGCCGCCCTGGCCCGGCGCGCCGGGCGCATTCTGAACACCAACGCCCTGCGGGTGCTACACGCCGAGGCCGATGGCCTGCCCGGCGTGGTGGCCGACCAGTTTGGCGGGGTGCTGGGCGTGCAGCTGCGCAACGCGGGCGTGGAGCGCCACCGCGACCTGATTGTGCGCGCCCTGCGGGACGAGACGGGCGCCGAGAGTGCCTATGAACGCAGCGACACCGGCGAGCGCCGCAAGGAGGGCCTGGACCTCGTATCCGGCACCCTGTGGGGTGAGGTGCCGGAGCAGGTGACGTTTTTCGAGGACGACCTGACGCTGCATTTTGCCCCCATGGACGCCCAGAAGACCGGCTTCTTTCTGGATCAGCGCGACAACCGCCGCCTGATGCGCTCGCTCACGCAGCCCGGCGCCGGCTTTCTGGACGTGTATTCCTACACCGGGGGTTTCAGCCTGCACGCGGCCCGCGCTGGGGCACAGGCGGTGGCAATAGACAAGGACAGCGTGGCGCTGGGGGCCCTGGAGGGCGCGGCGCGCGCCAACCGCGTGCAGGTGGGCGTGCGCTGGGGCGACGCCCTGGAGCAGCTGGCGGCTCTGAACAGGGAGAAACGCCGCTTCAGCGCCATTGTGCTGGACCCCCCCACCCTGGCCAAACGCCGAGACGACGTGCCGCGTGCCAAGCGGATCTTTACCGACGGCGCGGCGCACGCCCTGCGCATGCTCGAAGAAGGCGGGCACCTCCTGATCAGCACCTGCGCCCACTACATCCGCGTGGATGACCTGCTGGACGCCGCGCGCGTGGCCGCCGCCGAGGCGAACACCGACGCCGAGGTGGTGGCCGTGACCTACCAGCCCGCCGACCACCCCCACCGCCTGAGCGTGCCGGAAAGCCTGTACCTGAAAAGCATTCTGTTGCAGAAGGGCTAG
- a CDS encoding c-type cytochrome encodes MGTLSPSVRLLAAGLSALLLAPVVLAQTAPAPGTLQAGPANAARGAALSGSCAGCHRAGGRAPDLTGRPAAQTQAALVAYRSGTRQHPVMQGVAARLSDQDIVDLAAHYAQAGGAPAAPPAATPSTPPAAPPATTPPAPATPPPAATPTAPATPLARGKALYLDGDPARNILACAVCHGETGQGADDLGIPSLVGLGEAATLAAMKTYRAMPPVGIAYPDAMRIALKPMTDADLAAVAAYVGTLK; translated from the coding sequence ATGGGCACGCTTTCTCCGTCGGTTCGCCTGCTTGCCGCTGGTCTTTCTGCCCTTCTGCTGGCGCCAGTGGTGCTGGCCCAGACAGCGCCCGCGCCGGGCACGCTTCAGGCGGGACCTGCCAACGCCGCCCGCGGCGCGGCACTGTCGGGTTCGTGCGCGGGCTGCCACCGCGCCGGGGGCCGCGCGCCGGACCTGACCGGCCGTCCCGCTGCCCAGACCCAGGCCGCGCTGGTGGCCTACCGCAGCGGCACGCGCCAGCACCCGGTCATGCAGGGCGTGGCCGCACGCCTGTCTGACCAGGACATTGTGGATCTGGCGGCCCACTACGCGCAGGCCGGGGGAGCGCCCGCTGCGCCGCCCGCAGCCACGCCCTCCACCCCGCCAGCCGCGCCTCCGGCGACCACCCCGCCCGCACCGGCCACGCCCCCCCCGGCCGCCACCCCCACCGCGCCGGCCACGCCCCTGGCCCGGGGCAAGGCGCTCTATCTGGACGGCGACCCGGCGCGCAACATCCTGGCCTGCGCAGTGTGCCACGGCGAAACCGGGCAGGGCGCCGACGATCTGGGCATTCCCAGCCTGGTGGGCCTGGGCGAGGCGGCCACCCTGGCCGCCATGAAAACCTACCGCGCCATGCCCCCCGTGGGCATCGCCTACCCCGACGCCATGCGCATTGCCCTCAAGCCCATGACCGACGCGGACCTGGCGGCCGTGGCGGCGTATGTGGGCACGCTGAAATAA
- the murD gene encoding UDP-N-acetylmuramoyl-L-alanine--D-glutamate ligase, whose amino-acid sequence MLVYGLGRSGRGAARFLAREGMGAEWIDARPAAEDLALMAELGWAPGDVSRPYRTVVAAPGVPIDHPDLAQLRAAGAEVIGEVVLAARARPALPMVGITGTAGKGSTTVLVAQLLRAAGLRALEGGNIDPPLLDVVDEAEVAVVELSSFQLERVPGLRLPVAVITNLGVDHLDRHGTVEAYHGAKRNITAGQEAGDVLVLPAGLAVPTQAQVRAFDPERLMLAGGQTVLDPAELPPGVHPANAAAALLAAEALLTRMGRAVHAPVLAAALRAAQPVAGRFETVAQVGNVTFIEDSIATRTLAVQAALDRARPPVAWLVGGRDKGAELAPLRAAAQGRVAQVIAFGEDGETMARALGLPYRVVGGEDGEATMRAAVQAGLEALPGGGTVLLAPVGTSFDQFRDYKARGESFRRAAQALAEACP is encoded by the coding sequence GTGCTGGTATACGGACTGGGGCGCAGTGGCCGGGGGGCGGCGCGCTTTCTGGCCCGCGAGGGCATGGGGGCCGAGTGGATCGACGCGCGCCCAGCGGCCGAGGATCTGGCGCTGATGGCGGAGCTGGGCTGGGCGCCGGGCGACGTCTCGCGCCCCTACCGAACAGTGGTGGCCGCGCCCGGCGTGCCCATTGACCACCCGGATCTGGCGCAGCTGCGCGCGGCCGGTGCCGAGGTGATTGGCGAGGTGGTGCTGGCCGCCCGCGCCCGCCCGGCGCTGCCCATGGTGGGCATTACCGGCACGGCGGGCAAGGGCAGCACCACCGTGCTGGTGGCCCAGCTGCTGCGGGCCGCCGGGCTGCGGGCGCTGGAGGGCGGCAACATTGACCCGCCGCTGCTGGACGTGGTGGATGAGGCCGAGGTGGCGGTGGTGGAACTCTCGAGCTTTCAGCTGGAACGGGTACCGGGCCTGCGCCTGCCGGTGGCGGTGATCACCAACCTGGGAGTGGACCACCTGGACCGCCACGGCACCGTCGAGGCGTACCACGGGGCCAAGCGCAACATCACCGCCGGGCAGGAAGCTGGCGACGTGCTGGTGCTGCCCGCCGGGCTGGCCGTGCCCACCCAGGCCCAGGTGCGCGCCTTTGACCCCGAGCGGCTGATGCTGGCGGGCGGCCAGACGGTGCTGGACCCGGCCGAGCTGCCCCCCGGCGTCCACCCGGCCAACGCCGCCGCCGCCCTGCTGGCCGCCGAGGCGCTGCTGACCCGGATGGGCCGCGCGGTCCACGCGCCGGTGCTGGCCGCCGCCCTCAGGGCCGCCCAGCCGGTTGCGGGCCGCTTTGAAACCGTGGCGCAGGTGGGGAACGTGACTTTTATCGAGGACTCCATCGCCACGCGCACGCTGGCCGTACAGGCGGCCCTGGACCGCGCCCGCCCCCCCGTGGCATGGCTGGTGGGCGGCCGGGACAAGGGCGCCGAACTGGCCCCGCTGCGAGCGGCGGCCCAGGGCCGGGTGGCCCAGGTGATCGCTTTTGGCGAGGACGGCGAAACCATGGCCCGCGCCCTGGGGCTGCCCTACCGCGTGGTGGGCGGCGAGGACGGCGAGGCCACCATGCGCGCCGCCGTGCAGGCGGGCCTGGAGGCCCTGCCCGGCGGCGGCACCGTGCTGCTGGCCCCGGTGGGCACCAGTTTCGATCAGTTCCGCGACTACAAGGCCCGGGGCGAGAGCTTTCGCCGCGCGGCCCAGGCCCTGGCCGAGGCCTGCCCGTGA
- a CDS encoding ABC transporter ATP-binding protein gives MTLSQPDVLRAVQHNSPHALELRGITKRFPLVLANDNISMNVQWGSVHALCGENGAGKSTLMKIVYGIQPPTSGQIVVDGEAVDLKNPAEAIKRGIGMVFQHFMLVETLSVTENVILGAEPTSGGAINYPAARQRVAELIAQFGFDLNPDAIVGELPVGQQQKVEILKTLYRGARILILDEPTAVLTPSETDELFSFLKNQYAASGNAVIFISHKLHEVLHISDTISVIRDGKMIGTIPAQGATTELLARMMVGRDVTLKVQKQAAQPGAVALDVQNVVVKGEHHNAVDGVSFQVRAGEVVGIAGVEGNGQSELIEAITGLRSYEGQISYLGRTARGVREVEASGLSHVPEDRNERGLVLEMTTAENFILGEHDRPPFAGRFGFLRRDVIEANARKLSEQYDVRPRSASLPAGRYSGGNAQKIIVAREMRKGPKILVASQPTRGVDIGAIEFIHARIVEARDQGLAVLLVSADLGEVMNLADRILVMFEGKVVGEVDAANATETQLGLLMTGSGDDTTTTKAGW, from the coding sequence ATGACCCTTTCCCAGCCTGACGTGCTCCGGGCCGTTCAGCACAACTCTCCCCACGCGCTGGAACTGCGCGGCATTACCAAGCGCTTTCCCCTGGTCCTGGCCAACGACAACATCTCCATGAACGTGCAGTGGGGCAGCGTCCACGCCCTGTGCGGCGAAAACGGTGCCGGCAAATCCACCCTCATGAAGATCGTCTACGGCATTCAGCCGCCCACCAGCGGCCAGATTGTGGTGGACGGTGAGGCGGTGGACCTGAAAAACCCCGCAGAGGCCATCAAGCGCGGCATTGGCATGGTGTTTCAGCACTTCATGCTGGTCGAGACGCTCTCGGTCACCGAAAACGTGATTCTGGGCGCCGAGCCCACCAGTGGCGGCGCCATCAACTACCCGGCAGCCCGTCAGCGCGTGGCCGAGCTGATTGCGCAGTTTGGCTTTGACCTGAACCCCGACGCCATCGTGGGCGAGTTGCCCGTGGGCCAGCAGCAGAAGGTCGAGATCCTGAAAACCCTGTACCGGGGCGCGCGCATCCTGATTCTGGACGAACCCACCGCCGTGCTGACGCCCTCGGAAACCGACGAACTGTTCTCGTTCCTGAAAAACCAGTATGCCGCCAGCGGGAACGCCGTGATCTTCATCAGCCACAAGCTGCACGAGGTGCTGCACATCAGTGACACCATCAGCGTGATCCGCGACGGCAAGATGATTGGCACCATTCCCGCCCAGGGCGCGACCACCGAACTGCTGGCGCGCATGATGGTGGGCCGCGACGTGACCCTGAAGGTGCAGAAGCAGGCGGCCCAGCCGGGCGCGGTGGCGCTGGACGTGCAGAACGTGGTGGTCAAGGGCGAGCACCACAACGCCGTGGACGGCGTGAGTTTTCAGGTGCGCGCGGGCGAGGTTGTGGGCATTGCGGGCGTGGAAGGCAACGGCCAGAGCGAACTCATCGAGGCCATCACCGGCCTGCGGTCCTACGAGGGCCAGATCAGTTACCTGGGCCGGACGGCCCGGGGCGTGCGGGAAGTGGAGGCCTCGGGCCTGTCGCACGTGCCCGAGGACCGCAACGAGCGCGGGCTGGTGCTGGAGATGACCACCGCCGAGAACTTCATTCTGGGCGAGCACGACCGCCCGCCCTTTGCCGGCCGCTTCGGGTTTCTGCGCCGCGACGTGATCGAGGCCAACGCCAGGAAGCTGAGCGAGCAGTACGACGTGCGCCCGCGCAGCGCCTCACTGCCCGCCGGGCGCTACTCCGGGGGCAATGCCCAGAAGATCATCGTGGCGCGCGAGATGCGCAAGGGCCCCAAGATCCTGGTGGCCAGCCAGCCCACGCGCGGCGTGGACATCGGCGCCATTGAGTTCATTCACGCCCGCATCGTGGAGGCGCGCGACCAGGGCCTGGCCGTGCTGCTGGTCAGCGCCGACCTGGGCGAAGTGATGAACCTCGCGGACCGCATTCTGGTGATGTTCGAGGGCAAGGTGGTGGGTGAGGTGGACGCGGCCAACGCCACAGAGACGCAGCTGGGGCTGCTGATGACGGGCAGTGGGGACGACACCACGACGACGAAAGCAGGCTGGTAA
- a CDS encoding HNH endonuclease: MARRRAESAWPPPPRPPGRCALCGREVPQLTEHHLLPRSQGRRQGLKAAELPTAPLCPACHKFLHRTFTNAELARDYADLDALRAHEDVARFVAWIRKQPATRAVRVR, encoded by the coding sequence ATGGCCCGCCGCCGCGCCGAGTCTGCCTGGCCTCCGCCGCCCCGCCCGCCCGGGCGCTGCGCCCTGTGCGGGCGCGAGGTGCCGCAGCTGACCGAGCACCACCTGCTGCCCCGGTCCCAGGGCCGCCGCCAGGGCCTGAAAGCCGCCGAACTGCCCACCGCGCCGCTGTGCCCGGCCTGCCACAAGTTCTTGCACCGCACCTTTACCAACGCCGAACTGGCCCGCGACTACGCCGATCTGGACGCCCTGCGCGCCCACGAGGACGTGGCCCGTTTCGTGGCCTGGATTCGCAAGCAGCCCGCCACCAGGGCGGTGCGGGTGAGGTAG
- a CDS encoding FtsW/RodA/SpoVE family cell cycle protein has translation MSVQLLIAQVLLISMGLIGIAAVDPAKIFDHGPKALLALGLTLLAARLRPRAFLQLGPWVWGMTLVLLVLVHFIGVGTAESSGTRRWLDFGVIRFQPSEMAKLGLVMMLASFFARRGVQNKLISATGMIVLTTGLVFWEPDLGSSVLMFSLGIILMYAAGVRISNISGFMLALGLLAIPVAGIYVERNPYIMERLTGHQNRGEVPSQGLDQIGLAHRDLRMGGITGQGPDGLRYEYFGEHTDMIVASVGFSSGLLGVAMLLFAYWLIVATALDVAHLASRVRPMTPEIHGASVLAIGAMFMIVGQAFVNLCVAAGIFPVTGVPLPLVSYGFSSMMTMSVALGIIHSAMREVRRALPEPEPETPVALSAD, from the coding sequence GTGAGCGTGCAGCTGCTGATTGCCCAGGTGCTGCTGATCAGCATGGGCCTGATTGGCATTGCCGCCGTGGACCCCGCCAAGATTTTCGACCACGGCCCCAAGGCGCTGCTGGCGCTGGGCCTGACGCTGCTGGCCGCGCGGCTGCGGCCCCGGGCGTTTTTGCAACTGGGGCCCTGGGTGTGGGGCATGACCCTGGTGCTGCTGGTGCTGGTGCACTTTATTGGGGTGGGCACCGCCGAAAGTTCCGGCACCCGGCGCTGGCTGGATTTTGGCGTGATCCGCTTTCAGCCCTCCGAGATGGCCAAGCTGGGGCTGGTGATGATGCTGGCGTCGTTCTTTGCGCGCCGGGGCGTGCAGAACAAGCTGATCAGCGCCACGGGCATGATCGTGCTGACCACGGGGCTGGTGTTCTGGGAGCCGGACCTGGGCAGCAGCGTCCTGATGTTCTCGCTGGGCATCATCCTCATGTACGCGGCGGGCGTGCGCATCAGCAACATCAGCGGCTTCATGCTGGCGCTGGGGCTGCTGGCCATTCCGGTGGCGGGCATCTATGTGGAGCGCAATCCGTACATCATGGAACGCCTGACCGGTCACCAGAACCGGGGCGAGGTGCCTTCACAGGGCCTGGACCAGATTGGGCTGGCCCACCGCGACCTGCGCATGGGCGGCATTACTGGCCAGGGACCAGATGGCCTGCGGTACGAGTATTTTGGCGAGCACACCGACATGATTGTGGCCTCGGTGGGCTTCAGTTCGGGGCTGCTGGGGGTGGCCATGCTGCTGTTTGCCTACTGGCTGATTGTGGCCACGGCGCTGGACGTGGCGCATCTGGCCAGCCGGGTGCGGCCCATGACCCCGGAAATCCACGGCGCCAGCGTGCTGGCGATTGGCGCCATGTTCATGATCGTGGGGCAGGCGTTCGTGAACCTGTGTGTGGCGGCCGGCATCTTTCCCGTGACCGGGGTGCCGCTGCCGCTGGTCAGCTACGGCTTTTCCAGCATGATGACCATGAGCGTCGCGCTGGGCATCATCCACTCCGCCATGCGCGAGGTGCGCCGCGCCCTGCCCGAGCCTGAGCCCGAAACCCCGGTGGCCCTGAGTGCCGACTGA
- a CDS encoding SDR family oxidoreductase gives MSEQSMQGRVVAVTGASKGIGLAVVQALVAQGAQVLGGARDVQGLQVPGAEFRALDVTDPDSVADFAARARELGVDALVNNAGVGRFMPLQAITPQDYRQVMDTNVLGTILTTGALVEHFQGRHARGLGSQVINVTSDVSGRTFASGALYTASKFAQRAVTHALAYEGQGYGLRVTEIRPGMVDTYFGDTQQGEPHKAAWLRPGDVAQAVLYALSAPAHLRVDEVLLHPTVQEVAYP, from the coding sequence ATGAGCGAACAGAGCATGCAGGGGCGCGTGGTGGCGGTGACCGGCGCCAGCAAGGGCATTGGGCTGGCCGTGGTGCAGGCGCTGGTGGCCCAGGGCGCGCAGGTGCTGGGCGGCGCCCGCGACGTGCAGGGACTGCAGGTGCCCGGCGCCGAGTTCCGCGCGCTGGACGTGACCGACCCCGACAGTGTGGCGGACTTTGCCGCGCGCGCCCGCGAACTGGGCGTGGACGCCCTGGTGAACAACGCGGGCGTGGGCCGCTTCATGCCGCTGCAGGCCATTACGCCGCAGGACTACCGGCAGGTGATGGACACCAACGTGCTGGGCACCATCCTGACCACAGGTGCCCTGGTGGAGCACTTTCAGGGCCGCCACGCCCGGGGGCTGGGCAGCCAGGTGATCAACGTGACCAGTGACGTCTCGGGGCGCACCTTTGCGAGCGGCGCGCTGTACACCGCCAGCAAGTTTGCCCAGCGCGCCGTCACCCACGCCCTGGCCTACGAGGGGCAGGGCTACGGCCTGCGCGTGACCGAGATTCGCCCCGGCATGGTGGACACCTACTTTGGGGACACCCAGCAGGGCGAGCCCCACAAGGCCGCGTGGCTGCGCCCCGGGGACGTGGCCCAGGCGGTGCTGTACGCCCTGAGTGCGCCGGCCCATCTGCGCGTGGACGAGGTGCTGCTGCACCCCACCGTGCAGGAGGTGGCCTACCCGTGA
- a CDS encoding phosphatase PAP2 family protein has protein sequence MDSFWLMVTNLGRDEVFIVALALYTWLVRPSGGRDLGIAFALSYLTNTALKYGLDLPRPFWSDPSVASEAAKATAGGPGLPSGHAQMSATLYLGMAAQLARPGFWWAAAALVALISLSRLALNVHYPSDTIVGLLLGVCFAALGARGHFPDHALGRWLPPALVLLVAALLPAGTPREVGAGLGLLAGFWAVRPTFTPPRDWTGRLIVAVAGLVLVFGVYFGLGALPESLKDLPLGRALRYALLVATAAWAVPTLLRRWLPSGAAPAPATPQAVH, from the coding sequence ATGGACAGTTTCTGGTTGATGGTCACGAACCTGGGTCGTGACGAGGTGTTTATCGTGGCGCTGGCTCTGTACACGTGGCTGGTGCGGCCGTCGGGCGGGCGCGATCTGGGCATCGCTTTTGCCCTGAGTTACCTCACGAACACAGCGCTGAAATACGGGCTGGACCTGCCGCGCCCCTTCTGGAGCGACCCCTCGGTGGCCTCGGAAGCGGCAAAGGCCACCGCCGGAGGCCCGGGGCTGCCCAGCGGCCACGCGCAGATGAGTGCCACGCTGTACCTGGGGATGGCCGCGCAACTGGCCCGGCCGGGCTTCTGGTGGGCCGCTGCGGCGCTGGTGGCGCTGATCAGCCTGTCGCGCCTGGCCCTGAACGTGCACTACCCCAGCGACACCATCGTGGGTCTGCTGCTGGGCGTGTGCTTTGCGGCGCTGGGCGCCCGGGGCCACTTTCCGGACCACGCGCTGGGCCGCTGGCTGCCCCCGGCCCTGGTGCTGCTGGTGGCCGCGCTGCTGCCCGCCGGCACCCCCCGCGAGGTGGGCGCCGGACTGGGCCTGCTGGCCGGCTTCTGGGCGGTGCGCCCCACGTTTACGCCCCCGCGTGACTGGACCGGGCGCCTGATTGTGGCAGTGGCCGGGCTGGTGCTGGTGTTTGGGGTGTACTTCGGCCTGGGGGCCCTGCCCGAGAGCCTCAAGGACCTGCCGCTGGGGCGCGCCCTGCGCTACGCCCTGCTGGTGGCCACCGCCGCCTGGGCCGTGCCCACCCTGCTGCGCCGCTGGCTGCCTTCAGGCGCGGCGCCTGCTCCGGCCACCCCGCAGGCCGTACACTAG
- a CDS encoding S41 family peptidase encodes MPHTLRRLLATTLLTLAAAQASPATDLFRAATESVRERYFGWSTANLDDLSRTYAAQLAERCAPEGDACSYDTGRAVLTELFTAYGDAHTNVRDPEAAERLREIQRGAAVSRTGARVTRVEGGLLVVSVMPRSPAGQAGLRVFDLITTVEGEAAGKRDGQNAPVGPTEFVRLERAGGPITVTVHRAGQAERRVTLSPARLQARDEPTLSWTGADGRVALITYPSFLPSDASELFLARVRDAQAQGARALIVDLRYNGGGSLAECVAAASVFGPVEYRTRYQLGGSVYAGRGGEEARPGDRQRAAGSAVWAGPAAVLVGPSTASCAEVFTFYAQRAGVLAVGEPTRGVGNSGVIFRDLPDGGVVAVTILRAYGPDDRPLPERVQPDLLAPTDLTRLTQSGQDSALEAALEALDRAGNGAAGR; translated from the coding sequence GTGCCCCACACCCTGCGCCGTCTGCTGGCCACCACGCTGCTGACTCTGGCGGCGGCCCAGGCCAGCCCCGCCACCGACCTGTTCCGCGCAGCCACCGAGAGCGTGCGCGAGCGCTATTTCGGCTGGTCCACCGCCAACCTGGACGACCTGAGCCGCACCTACGCCGCGCAGCTGGCCGAACGCTGCGCGCCGGAGGGCGACGCCTGCTCCTACGACACGGGCCGGGCGGTGCTGACCGAGCTGTTCACGGCCTACGGCGACGCTCATACGAACGTGCGCGACCCCGAAGCGGCCGAGCGCCTGCGCGAGATTCAGCGCGGCGCGGCCGTCAGCCGCACGGGTGCGCGGGTCACGCGGGTGGAGGGCGGCCTGCTGGTGGTGTCGGTGATGCCCCGTAGCCCCGCCGGGCAGGCCGGGCTGCGCGTCTTTGACCTGATCACGACCGTGGAGGGCGAGGCGGCTGGCAAGCGGGACGGCCAGAACGCCCCGGTGGGCCCCACCGAGTTCGTGCGGCTGGAACGGGCGGGGGGCCCCATCACAGTCACGGTGCACCGGGCAGGGCAGGCCGAACGCCGCGTGACCCTCAGCCCCGCCCGCCTGCAGGCCCGCGACGAGCCCACGCTGTCGTGGACCGGGGCGGATGGCCGCGTGGCCCTGATCACCTACCCCAGTTTTCTGCCCAGTGACGCCTCGGAGCTGTTTCTGGCGCGGGTGCGCGACGCCCAGGCACAGGGCGCGCGCGCCCTGATCGTGGACCTGCGCTACAACGGCGGCGGCAGCCTGGCGGAATGCGTGGCGGCGGCCAGCGTGTTTGGGCCCGTGGAATACCGCACCCGCTATCAGCTGGGGGGCTCGGTCTATGCCGGCCGGGGCGGCGAGGAAGCCCGGCCCGGTGACCGCCAGCGCGCGGCCGGCAGCGCGGTCTGGGCCGGCCCGGCGGCCGTGCTGGTGGGGCCCAGCACCGCGTCGTGCGCCGAGGTGTTTACCTTCTACGCGCAGCGTGCAGGGGTGCTGGCGGTGGGCGAACCCACCCGGGGCGTGGGCAACAGCGGCGTGATCTTCCGCGACCTGCCCGACGGCGGCGTGGTGGCAGTGACCATTCTGCGCGCGTATGGCCCAGACGACCGCCCCCTGCCCGAGCGCGTGCAGCCCGACCTGCTGGCCCCCACCGACCTGACCCGGCTGACCCAGAGTGGCCAGGACAGCGCGCTGGAAGCGGCCCTGGAGGCGCTGGACCGCGCGGGCAACGGCGCGGCCGGCCGCTGA
- a CDS encoding EamA family transporter: MLSIQGGAAFAKTLFPALGAAGTTTLRVTLAAALLLAVFRPNLRQLTRADWAAIAPYGVALGLMNLAFYESLRFLPLGLAVTLEFVGPLLLALALSRRAADVGWVALAGVGIALIAPIGGEGAHAVSPLGIALALTAGALWAAYILAGGAVGRRVPGSTGVVAGMLVAALVTLPFGAAQAGPALLSPAVLLTGLAVAALSSALPYTLEMRALRAIPARVFGVMMSLEPALAALSGLLFLHERLTVVQGVAMGCVIAASAGINWTGKRGEGS, encoded by the coding sequence ATGCTGAGCATTCAGGGCGGCGCCGCCTTTGCCAAGACGCTGTTTCCGGCCCTGGGCGCGGCAGGTACCACCACCCTGCGCGTGACCCTGGCGGCGGCCCTGCTGCTGGCCGTGTTTCGTCCCAACCTGCGCCAACTGACGCGTGCCGACTGGGCGGCCATTGCCCCCTACGGCGTGGCCCTGGGCCTGATGAACCTCGCCTTTTACGAGTCGCTGCGCTTTCTGCCGCTGGGACTGGCGGTCACGCTGGAATTCGTGGGGCCGCTGCTGCTGGCCCTGGCCCTGTCACGCCGCGCAGCCGATGTGGGCTGGGTGGCCCTGGCGGGCGTGGGCATTGCCCTGATCGCTCCCATCGGCGGCGAGGGGGCCCATGCGGTCTCGCCCCTGGGCATTGCGCTGGCACTAACGGCCGGGGCGCTGTGGGCGGCGTACATTCTGGCCGGTGGGGCGGTGGGGCGCCGGGTGCCGGGCAGCACGGGTGTGGTGGCGGGCATGCTGGTGGCGGCCCTGGTCACCCTGCCCTTCGGCGCGGCGCAGGCCGGCCCGGCCCTGCTGTCGCCTGCCGTGCTGCTGACCGGGCTGGCGGTGGCGGCGCTGTCGAGCGCCCTGCCCTACACCCTGGAAATGCGCGCCCTGCGGGCCATTCCGGCGCGGGTGTTCGGCGTGATGATGAGCCTGGAGCCGGCGCTGGCGGCGCTGAGTGGACTGCTGTTCTTGCACGAGCGGCTGACCGTGGTGCAGGGGGTGGCGATGGGGTGTGTGATTGCGGCAAGTGCGGGGATTAACTGGACGGGGAAGCGGGGGGAGGGGTCGTAG